One Gordonia sp. SID5947 genomic region harbors:
- the ftsE gene encoding cell division ATP-binding protein FtsE, with the protein MITLENVTMKYKASSRPALSDLSLEVDKGEFAFLIGPSGSGKSTFFRLLLKEDKPTSGQVYVGDFHVNTLKARAVPKLRQSIGCVFQDFRLLQQKSVADNVAFALEVIGKPPSTIRRVVPEVLDYVGLSGKADRMPNELSGGEMQRVAIARAIVNRPLVLLADEPTGNLDPETSEEIVDVLDRVNRRGTTVVMATHDRHIVDAMRRRVLEFDNGRLVRNDPQGVYGIG; encoded by the coding sequence GTGATCACGCTGGAGAACGTCACGATGAAGTACAAGGCTTCCAGCCGACCCGCCCTGTCCGATCTCAGTCTCGAGGTCGACAAGGGTGAGTTCGCGTTCCTGATCGGTCCGTCGGGCTCGGGCAAGTCCACGTTTTTCCGTCTGCTGCTCAAAGAGGACAAGCCGACGTCGGGCCAGGTTTATGTGGGCGACTTCCACGTCAACACACTCAAGGCGCGTGCGGTCCCGAAGCTGCGCCAGTCGATCGGCTGCGTGTTCCAGGACTTCCGTCTGCTGCAGCAGAAGTCGGTCGCGGACAACGTCGCCTTTGCGCTCGAGGTCATCGGCAAGCCACCGTCGACGATCCGCCGGGTGGTGCCGGAGGTCCTCGACTACGTGGGCTTGAGCGGGAAGGCCGACCGCATGCCCAACGAACTCTCCGGTGGCGAGATGCAGCGCGTCGCGATTGCCCGGGCGATCGTCAATCGACCGCTGGTCCTGCTCGCCGATGAGCCGACCGGAAACCTGGACCCGGAGACGAGCGAGGAGATCGTCGACGTGCTCGACCGGGTGAACAGGCGCGGCACGACGGTGGTGATGGCAACCCACGACCGCCACATCGTCGACGCAATGCGCCGGCGCGTGCTCGAGTTCGACAACGGCCGCCTGGTCCGCAATGACCCGCAAGGGGTGTACGGCATCGGTTGA
- the smpB gene encoding SsrA-binding protein SmpB: protein MKEKGRTVIATNRKARYNYAILDTYEAGIALLGTEVKSLRDGKASLVDAFATVDDGEIWLRALHIPEYGSGSWTNHAPRRNRKLLLHRREIDNLIGKIRDGNLTLVPLSMYFSDGKVKVELALARGKQAHDKRQDIAKRTAQREVAREIGRRVKGM, encoded by the coding sequence GTGAAGGAGAAGGGCCGTACGGTCATCGCGACGAACCGTAAGGCGCGCTACAACTACGCCATCCTCGACACCTACGAGGCCGGTATCGCACTGCTGGGTACCGAGGTCAAGAGCCTGCGGGACGGCAAGGCATCTCTGGTCGACGCCTTCGCGACCGTCGATGACGGCGAGATCTGGTTGCGCGCTCTGCACATCCCCGAATACGGCAGCGGGTCGTGGACCAACCATGCGCCGCGTCGCAACCGGAAACTCTTGTTGCACAGGCGGGAGATCGACAACCTGATCGGCAAGATCCGAGACGGAAACCTCACCTTGGTCCCGTTGTCGATGTATTTCAGCGACGGCAAGGTCAAGGTGGAACTCGCGCTCGCACGGGGTAAGCAGGCGCACGACAAGCGGCAGGACATCGCGAAGCGGACCGCGCAGCGTGAGGTGGCCCGCGAGATTGGTCGTCGCGTCAAGGGGATGTGA